Proteins found in one Nitratiruptor sp. SB155-2 genomic segment:
- the purB gene encoding adenylosuccinate lyase, which produces MVERYARKEMAEKWTQQAKYQAWLDVELAAVKAWNRLGLIPKEDMEKILKNAKFDVKRIDEIEKETKHDVIAFLTSVAESLGPESRWVHYGMTSSDTIDTAVALQMRDSLKLIIEDVKMVMESIKKRAFEHKMTLMVGRSHGIHGEPITFGLVLAIWYDEFARHLKNLEETLDVISVGKVSGAMGNFAHAPMELEEYVCEELGLKPAPVSNQVVQRDRYARLFTTMALVASTIEKIAVNIRHFQRTEVYEAEEYFSKGQKGSSAMPHKRNPVLSENLTGLARQIRSMVMPALENVALWHERDISHSSVERFILPDGFITLDFALHRLNNVIANLVVYPKNMMKNLNLTGGLVFSQRVLLELTKRGVTREDAYKIVQRNAMKVWEQIQEGHAPINERGESLFLQYLLEDKELTQKISEEEIRSFFDYSYYTKNVDRIFARVFKEEG; this is translated from the coding sequence ATGGTAGAGAGATATGCGCGAAAAGAGATGGCTGAAAAATGGACACAACAGGCAAAGTATCAGGCATGGCTCGATGTTGAGCTTGCTGCAGTAAAAGCGTGGAACCGCCTAGGACTCATTCCAAAAGAAGATATGGAAAAGATTTTAAAAAATGCAAAGTTTGATGTTAAAAGAATCGATGAGATTGAAAAAGAGACGAAACATGATGTGATTGCATTTTTGACCAGCGTAGCTGAATCTTTAGGACCAGAATCACGCTGGGTACATTACGGAATGACAAGTTCTGATACGATTGATACGGCCGTAGCTCTTCAGATGCGAGACTCATTGAAACTTATCATCGAAGATGTGAAGATGGTGATGGAGTCTATCAAGAAACGAGCTTTTGAACATAAAATGACACTGATGGTAGGACGAAGCCATGGAATCCATGGAGAACCTATCACTTTTGGACTCGTTTTGGCGATCTGGTATGACGAGTTTGCAAGACATCTCAAAAACCTCGAAGAGACTCTTGACGTGATAAGTGTTGGAAAAGTAAGTGGGGCCATGGGGAACTTTGCCCATGCGCCGATGGAGCTTGAAGAGTATGTGTGTGAAGAACTTGGTCTCAAACCGGCACCTGTCTCCAATCAAGTAGTTCAAAGAGACAGATACGCAAGACTCTTTACCACAATGGCACTGGTTGCTTCCACTATCGAAAAGATTGCTGTCAACATTCGACATTTTCAACGAACAGAAGTGTATGAAGCAGAAGAGTATTTCAGCAAAGGGCAGAAGGGAAGCTCAGCTATGCCACACAAACGAAATCCTGTTTTGAGTGAAAACCTAACTGGTCTTGCAAGGCAGATACGCTCTATGGTTATGCCAGCTTTAGAAAATGTGGCCCTTTGGCATGAGCGAGATATCAGCCACTCCTCAGTGGAGCGCTTCATTTTGCCAGATGGGTTTATCACCCTCGATTTTGCCTTACATCGACTCAATAACGTTATTGCCAATCTTGTGGTCTATCCAAAAAATATGATGAAGAATCTCAATCTTACCGGAGGTCTTGTCTTTAGCCAAAGAGTACTGCTTGAACTTACCAAACGAGGTGTAACACGAGAGGATGCATACAAAATCGTACAAAGAAACGCCATGAAAGTGTGGGAGCAGATCCAAGAGGGGCATGCACCAATTAATGAACGGGGAGAGAGCCTCTTTTTGCAGTACCTTCTCGAAGATAAAGAGCTAACTCAAAAGATCAGTGAAGAGGAGATACGAAGCTTTTTTGATTATAGCTACTATACGAAAAATGTGGACAGGATTTTCGCAAGAGTTTTTAAAGAGGAGGGTTAA
- a CDS encoding RluA family pseudouridine synthase → MIDTKKIYQNGKLLTDKSAVVEGEIEVIVFEPITKGLKPIFETKDFVLYDKPSGIMVHPRNRNTHYTLIDEIRYRYGPQANIVHRIDKETSGLVLASTNKEAEKALKQMFEHKQIQKRYLALVRGNIEKQLVIEEPIALNRDYSKIKLKVKIDPSGKYAKTIINPLKQFGSFTLVEAIPITGRQHQIRIHLFHVKHPILGDPIYGPSTNESIRYLDGLMDEEERLVVTGATRLMLHAYAVEFTYNDTKYKIVSKKDFLQECLMRTE, encoded by the coding sequence ATGATCGATACAAAAAAAATTTACCAAAACGGAAAACTCTTAACGGATAAATCGGCAGTCGTAGAGGGAGAGATAGAAGTTATTGTATTTGAACCTATCACAAAAGGATTGAAGCCGATATTTGAAACAAAGGATTTTGTACTCTATGACAAGCCAAGCGGAATAATGGTCCATCCAAGAAATAGAAATACACACTATACATTGATCGATGAGATTCGCTATCGATACGGACCTCAAGCGAATATCGTTCATAGAATCGACAAAGAGACGAGTGGCCTTGTGCTTGCCAGTACAAACAAGGAAGCAGAAAAAGCGCTTAAGCAGATGTTTGAGCATAAGCAGATCCAAAAACGCTATTTGGCCCTGGTGCGAGGAAACATCGAAAAGCAACTCGTGATCGAAGAGCCAATTGCGCTCAACAGAGACTATTCGAAAATCAAACTTAAAGTAAAAATAGATCCATCTGGAAAATATGCAAAAACTATCATCAATCCTTTGAAACAGTTTGGCTCTTTTACCCTCGTAGAAGCAATACCAATTACCGGAAGGCAGCATCAGATCCGTATCCATTTGTTTCACGTGAAACATCCAATACTGGGCGATCCGATCTATGGCCCGTCTACAAATGAATCTATTCGGTACTTGGATGGTTTGATGGATGAAGAGGAGCGTTTGGTAGTGACGGGAGCAACGAGGCTGATGCTTCATGCTTATGCAGTAGAGTTTACCTACAATGATACAAAATATAAAATTGTCTCAAAAAAGGACTTTTTGCAAGAATGTTTAATGAGAACTGAATAA
- a CDS encoding hydroxyacid dehydrogenase, whose product MNIAIFEADKECQEVFQQLEAKIDFFTQDINHAVHEKKAYEAISIFVRSKIDRLVLELLPNLRYIQTRSTGFDHIDLEECKKRGIIVSNVQGYAGPPVAEFAFSLLLNISRKTDIAIARAKEGSFVYKDLLGFELFEKSIGIVGLGTIGKQMARIASGFGMKTKAYTHHFDETFCKQYNIEKCSYEELLQTSDVIMFAVPLTPQTYHMLDIQKAKLLQPHAVVINVARGEVISKEAIEYLSDHIYGIGLDVFEGEKELLKNPMSDFLQLIQKSNIRYTPHMAYYTKEALERIRKISVENMKRFIEQKEILHRIV is encoded by the coding sequence GTGAACATAGCCATTTTTGAAGCAGACAAAGAGTGCCAAGAAGTTTTTCAACAGCTGGAAGCAAAAATCGATTTTTTTACACAAGATATCAACCACGCAGTGCATGAGAAAAAAGCGTATGAAGCGATCAGTATCTTCGTACGTTCCAAAATAGATCGTTTGGTTTTAGAACTTCTCCCCAATCTTCGCTACATCCAAACACGATCCACTGGGTTTGATCATATCGATTTGGAAGAGTGCAAAAAACGAGGTATTATCGTATCCAATGTTCAAGGATATGCTGGTCCTCCGGTTGCAGAGTTTGCTTTTTCGCTTCTGCTCAATATCTCAAGAAAAACGGATATCGCTATTGCAAGAGCCAAGGAGGGCAGTTTTGTCTATAAAGATCTTTTGGGATTTGAGCTCTTTGAAAAAAGTATCGGGATAGTTGGGCTTGGGACTATCGGAAAACAGATGGCACGTATCGCTTCAGGCTTTGGTATGAAAACAAAAGCTTATACACACCACTTTGATGAAACATTTTGCAAGCAATACAACATTGAAAAATGTAGCTATGAAGAGCTCCTTCAAACCAGTGATGTTATTATGTTTGCAGTTCCTCTGACACCACAAACCTACCATATGTTAGATATACAAAAAGCCAAACTTCTCCAACCCCATGCGGTCGTAATCAATGTTGCCAGAGGCGAAGTGATCAGTAAAGAAGCTATTGAGTATCTTAGCGATCATATTTACGGAATAGGACTCGATGTATTTGAGGGAGAAAAAGAGCTATTGAAAAATCCAATGTCCGACTTTTTACAACTCATTCAAAAATCAAATATCCGTTACACGCCCCATATGGCCTACTATACAAAAGAAGCTTTGGAAAGAATCAGAAAAATATCTGTTGAAAACATGAAACGTTTTATTGAGCAAAAAGAGATTTTGCACCGAATAGTTTAA
- the rlmN gene encoding 23S rRNA (adenine(2503)-C(2))-methyltransferase RlmN, which translates to MKNILDLTKEELQQEVTPKFRANQIYQWIYQKGAKDFESMSNLPKSMREELKEKFTITPPKILNVEVSKDGSKKYLLGLQDGHTVESVLLPMKKEERDEKGNILKEARYTVCVSSQVGCKVGCEFCLTAKGGFVRNLTPGEIVEQVLTIREDNNIPANRRVNIVYMGMGEPLDNLENVAKAVKIFSDEHGMSISPRRQTISTSGLAPKIKKLGEMNLGVLLAISLHAVDDELRQKLMPINKAYNIESVIQAVKEFPIDQRKRVMFEYLMIKNLNDDLKAAKKLVKLLHGIKAKVNLIYFNPYPGSPFQRPEPKDVEAFQKYLLDHGVLCTIRESKGLDISAACGQLKEKSHGCTL; encoded by the coding sequence ATGAAAAATATTTTAGATCTCACAAAAGAAGAACTGCAGCAAGAAGTCACTCCAAAATTTCGCGCAAATCAGATATATCAGTGGATCTATCAAAAGGGGGCCAAAGATTTTGAGAGTATGAGCAATCTTCCAAAATCGATGCGTGAAGAACTGAAAGAAAAATTCACTATCACTCCACCAAAAATCCTCAATGTAGAGGTAAGCAAAGATGGAAGCAAAAAGTATCTGTTGGGGCTACAGGATGGCCATACGGTGGAAAGTGTACTGCTTCCTATGAAGAAAGAGGAGAGAGATGAAAAGGGGAATATACTCAAAGAAGCGCGCTATACTGTGTGCGTTTCAAGCCAGGTGGGATGCAAGGTAGGGTGTGAATTTTGTCTCACTGCCAAAGGAGGGTTCGTTCGCAATCTGACTCCCGGTGAAATTGTGGAACAGGTACTTACTATCCGAGAAGACAACAATATTCCAGCAAACAGAAGAGTCAACATTGTCTATATGGGCATGGGTGAACCTTTGGATAACCTTGAAAATGTCGCAAAAGCAGTCAAGATATTTAGCGATGAGCATGGAATGAGCATCAGTCCAAGACGCCAAACAATCTCGACAAGCGGCCTTGCACCAAAGATCAAAAAACTAGGGGAAATGAATCTTGGAGTACTCCTTGCAATCAGTCTTCATGCAGTGGATGATGAACTACGGCAAAAACTGATGCCAATCAACAAAGCATACAATATAGAAAGCGTTATACAAGCTGTCAAAGAGTTTCCAATCGACCAAAGAAAAAGAGTGATGTTTGAATATCTCATGATCAAGAATCTCAACGATGATTTGAAAGCAGCGAAAAAACTTGTCAAGCTTCTCCATGGCATAAAAGCAAAAGTCAATCTCATCTATTTCAATCCTTACCCAGGAAGCCCATTCCAAAGACCGGAACCAAAGGATGTAGAAGCTTTTCAAAAATATCTTTTGGACCATGGCGTGCTGTGCACCATTCGGGAGTCCAAAGGGCTCGATATCAGTGCTGCGTGCGGACAGCTAAAGGAGAAAAGTCATGGATGTACCCTTTAA
- a CDS encoding purine-nucleoside phosphorylase — protein sequence MIVCAGKSEIFPFAYPIGVGLIESSINLTRLALFDKPEFLLFIGSAGSYGKYNIFDIVQSRGAAQIELSFWQKKSYTPIDNVVLSEGLNVSHETIVNSSNYITTDSSSWEYFQKAGIGLENMEFFSVLQVAKEFEIPAAGIFVVTNFCDTNAHEAYKSNIRQAMNKLERFIKEKFRV from the coding sequence ATGATAGTTTGTGCTGGAAAATCAGAAATATTTCCCTTTGCATATCCTATAGGAGTTGGTCTTATCGAATCAAGCATCAATCTTACGCGACTCGCTCTTTTTGACAAACCGGAGTTCTTACTTTTTATCGGTTCTGCAGGCAGCTACGGCAAATATAATATCTTCGATATAGTCCAAAGCAGAGGGGCTGCACAGATCGAACTCTCATTTTGGCAAAAAAAATCATACACGCCGATAGATAATGTTGTATTGAGTGAAGGGTTGAATGTTTCACATGAAACAATTGTCAACTCATCCAATTATATAACCACTGACAGTTCTTCATGGGAATATTTTCAAAAAGCAGGGATAGGCTTGGAAAACATGGAGTTTTTTTCTGTACTGCAAGTAGCCAAAGAGTTTGAAATTCCAGCCGCTGGTATTTTCGTCGTGACCAATTTTTGTGATACGAATGCCCATGAAGCGTATAAATCGAATATACGTCAAGCTATGAACAAATTGGAACGTTTTATCAAGGAGAAATTTCGAGTATGA
- the hisF gene encoding imidazole glycerol phosphate synthase subunit HisF — MQEYFAKRIIPCLDVDKGRVVKGVNFVGLKDAGDPVEVAKRYNEEGADEITFLDITATYEERDTIVHIVEEVAKEVFIPLTVGGGIRELDDIYKLLAVGCDKVSINSAAVKKPEFVDEAAKRFGSQCIVVAIDAKRVGDGWHVFTAGGRHDSGKDAIEWAKEVYDRGAGEILLTSMDADGTKAGYDLELTRAISDAVDIPVIASGGAGTMEHIKDAFTKGHADAALAASIFHFKEIDIMELKHYLHNEGIPVRL, encoded by the coding sequence ATGCAAGAGTACTTTGCAAAACGTATCATTCCATGTCTTGATGTAGATAAAGGACGCGTTGTAAAAGGGGTCAATTTTGTAGGGCTCAAAGATGCCGGAGATCCAGTTGAAGTTGCGAAACGTTACAATGAAGAGGGAGCTGATGAAATAACTTTTCTCGATATCACCGCAACCTATGAAGAACGAGATACCATCGTACACATCGTTGAAGAGGTTGCAAAAGAGGTATTTATACCGCTAACGGTGGGAGGCGGTATTCGAGAGCTGGATGATATTTATAAGCTTTTAGCTGTAGGATGCGATAAAGTGAGTATCAACTCGGCTGCCGTGAAAAAACCGGAATTTGTAGATGAAGCTGCAAAGCGTTTTGGAAGTCAATGCATTGTAGTAGCAATCGACGCTAAAAGAGTAGGTGATGGTTGGCATGTCTTTACTGCTGGCGGCAGACATGATAGCGGCAAAGATGCCATCGAGTGGGCAAAAGAGGTATATGATAGAGGAGCCGGCGAGATACTGCTTACCAGCATGGATGCAGACGGTACAAAAGCGGGATATGACCTGGAACTCACACGTGCTATCAGTGACGCTGTTGATATTCCGGTCATTGCAAGTGGGGGAGCAGGAACAATGGAACATATCAAAGATGCCTTTACAAAAGGTCATGCAGATGCAGCCCTGGCGGCAAGTATCTTTCATTTCAAAGAGATCGATATCATGGAATTAAAACATTATCTACACAATGAAGGGATACCGGTTCGATTATGA
- the nth gene encoding endonuclease III domain-containing protein: protein MKIEQFQEIIKILRDEYKKWDAPAKRLSQSYTYKRTPYTILISTLLSFRTKDEVTFDAAHRLFLLADNPYDMLKVPRETIEQTIYPVGFYRQKARSIQAVSKELTERFDRAVPDTLEALVSIKGIGHKTAKIVLENAFGKPYVAVDTHVHRICNIWGLVNTVSPQETDKRLEKMLKEEDKRGLNKILVSFGQTICKPQRPHCEECPLKERLKDFDIACKVS from the coding sequence ATGAAGATCGAGCAGTTTCAAGAAATTATCAAAATCTTGCGTGATGAGTATAAAAAGTGGGACGCGCCCGCAAAGAGGCTATCACAGAGTTATACCTACAAACGCACTCCATATACTATTTTGATATCCACTCTTCTTAGTTTTCGTACAAAAGATGAGGTAACCTTCGATGCGGCGCACAGGCTTTTTTTGCTTGCAGACAATCCATATGATATGCTTAAAGTTCCACGTGAAACAATCGAACAAACAATATATCCTGTCGGATTTTATAGACAAAAAGCAAGAAGTATTCAGGCTGTTTCAAAAGAGCTGACAGAGAGATTTGATAGAGCAGTTCCAGACACGCTTGAAGCGTTGGTGAGCATAAAAGGTATTGGCCATAAAACGGCCAAAATAGTTCTTGAAAATGCTTTTGGAAAACCTTATGTGGCGGTAGACACCCATGTGCATCGCATCTGTAATATATGGGGACTGGTAAACACTGTAAGTCCACAGGAAACAGATAAGAGACTCGAAAAGATGTTGAAAGAAGAAGATAAAAGAGGACTCAATAAAATCCTCGTTTCATTTGGACAGACAATATGCAAACCGCAAAGGCCACATTGCGAAGAGTGTCCATTAAAAGAGAGATTGAAGGATTTTGACATAGCATGTAAAGTTTCGTGA
- the rsmA gene encoding 16S rRNA (adenine(1518)-N(6)/adenine(1519)-N(6))-dimethyltransferase RsmA yields MEVAAKKKFGQNFLKDKSVVNKIIQSMPNTDNVIVEIGPGLGDLTQELLKKKDVIAFEIDPDLCTLLQEKFSESLEKRALKLHCGDVLDRWKQHLVDKEYDLVANLPYYVATNIVLRALRDPNCKNILVMLQKEVADKFCAKPGQREFSALSVLAGSAGEVQRVTVVKPNSFTPPPKVDSAVILIKKNRSIDDDNFETFLKIAFRQPRKTLLKNLAQSYPKELLQQLFQTLGVASNIRPHEASTSIYHRLYEMLKEKIDGATTQKQPTKRESAKKSTT; encoded by the coding sequence TTGGAAGTTGCGGCAAAAAAGAAATTTGGACAGAATTTTTTAAAAGATAAAAGTGTAGTCAACAAAATCATCCAATCGATGCCCAATACAGATAATGTAATTGTAGAAATTGGGCCTGGATTAGGTGATTTGACGCAAGAGCTATTGAAGAAGAAAGATGTGATAGCTTTTGAGATCGATCCAGATCTATGTACGCTATTGCAAGAGAAGTTCTCTGAATCCCTTGAGAAGAGAGCATTGAAACTTCACTGTGGTGATGTACTGGATCGATGGAAGCAGCATCTTGTGGATAAAGAGTATGATCTTGTAGCCAACCTTCCTTATTATGTAGCGACCAATATCGTTTTAAGAGCTTTACGGGACCCAAACTGTAAGAATATATTGGTAATGCTACAAAAGGAGGTAGCGGATAAGTTTTGTGCAAAACCTGGACAAAGAGAGTTTTCAGCTCTTTCTGTTTTGGCCGGGTCGGCTGGAGAGGTGCAAAGAGTTACGGTTGTGAAACCAAACTCCTTTACTCCTCCACCAAAAGTGGATTCGGCTGTCATTTTGATCAAAAAAAATAGATCAATTGATGATGATAATTTTGAGACTTTTTTGAAAATTGCTTTTCGACAGCCAAGAAAAACTCTTTTAAAAAATCTTGCACAAAGCTATCCCAAAGAGCTACTGCAACAACTCTTTCAGACACTGGGTGTTGCTTCCAATATTCGACCTCATGAAGCTAGCACATCTATCTATCACCGGCTATACGAAATGTTAAAGGAGAAGATAGATGGAGCAACAACCCAAAAGCAACCAACAAAACGGGAATCAGCAAAGAAATCAACAACGTAG
- a CDS encoding ribonuclease J, producing the protein MEQQPKSNQQNGNQQRNQQRRNQNYNQGVYKDIKRALAANERMQQSRLTPRVNTKSNAKVKITPLGGLGEIGGNITVFETEKSAIVIDVGMSFPTEDMHGVDILVPDFSYLRQIKNKIKGIVITHAHEDHIGAVPYLFKEMQFPIYGTPLPLGMIGNKFDEHGMSKYKSYFRYIEKRKPIKIGDFEVEWMHMTHSIIDASSLAITTEAGTIIHTGDFKIDHTPIDGYPADLHRLAYYGERGVLLLLSDSTNSHNPGITKSEASVGPTFDLLFSRAKGRVLMSTFSSNIHRVYQAIEHGIKYGRKVCIIGRSMERNLEITMELGYVKLPQNIFIEPHELGKYRDDEILIVTTGSQGESMSALYRMATNEHRHVKIKPSDTIILSAKAIPGNERSVSSLINFIQKCGATVAYQDFSEIHVSGHAAQEEQKLMLRLVKPKFFLPVHGEYNHLMKHKETAVKCGIPERNIYLMSDGDQIEVSPKYMKKVGTVKTGKAYIDNQLNEEIESDVVIDRQKMATEGIVIIVAQIAKDTKKFITPPKVSSFGLVADKKDKEFEKEISTLLEQFLMNKPELVEAPKKLENDFRQVVRKHIFRKYKKYPTIVPTLFIM; encoded by the coding sequence ATGGAGCAACAACCCAAAAGCAACCAACAAAACGGGAATCAGCAAAGAAATCAACAACGTAGAAATCAAAACTACAATCAAGGTGTCTATAAAGATATCAAAAGGGCCCTTGCTGCCAATGAACGTATGCAGCAAAGTCGTTTGACTCCTAGAGTGAACACAAAAAGTAACGCCAAAGTGAAAATCACTCCTTTGGGAGGACTTGGAGAAATTGGCGGAAACATTACCGTTTTTGAGACGGAAAAAAGTGCTATCGTAATCGATGTTGGGATGAGTTTCCCAACAGAAGATATGCATGGCGTCGATATTTTGGTGCCGGATTTCTCCTACCTTCGACAGATTAAAAACAAAATCAAAGGGATTGTCATCACTCATGCCCATGAGGACCATATCGGTGCAGTGCCCTATCTTTTTAAAGAGATGCAGTTTCCAATTTACGGTACTCCCCTTCCCCTTGGTATGATTGGGAATAAATTTGATGAACATGGTATGAGCAAGTATAAGAGCTATTTTCGCTATATCGAAAAGAGAAAGCCGATCAAGATTGGAGATTTTGAAGTAGAGTGGATGCATATGACCCACTCCATTATCGATGCAAGTTCTTTAGCTATTACCACTGAAGCGGGAACGATTATCCATACGGGAGATTTCAAAATAGATCATACGCCAATAGATGGATATCCGGCAGATTTGCATAGACTCGCATACTATGGAGAGCGAGGCGTACTGTTGCTTCTTTCGGACTCAACAAATTCTCACAATCCTGGGATTACGAAATCGGAAGCGAGTGTCGGCCCAACATTTGACCTGCTCTTTTCCCGTGCAAAAGGTCGGGTTTTGATGAGTACATTCTCCTCAAATATCCACAGAGTCTATCAAGCCATCGAGCACGGCATCAAATATGGAAGAAAAGTATGCATTATCGGACGGTCTATGGAGCGAAATTTAGAGATCACTATGGAGCTCGGTTATGTGAAATTGCCACAAAATATCTTCATCGAGCCACATGAACTTGGCAAATATAGAGATGATGAGATTTTGATCGTAACGACAGGAAGCCAGGGCGAGTCGATGAGTGCGCTATATAGAATGGCGACAAACGAGCATCGTCATGTGAAAATCAAGCCAAGCGATACGATTATTCTCTCAGCCAAAGCGATTCCGGGAAATGAACGAAGTGTTTCAAGCCTTATCAACTTTATCCAAAAATGTGGGGCAACGGTGGCGTATCAAGACTTTAGCGAAATCCATGTCTCCGGCCACGCGGCTCAGGAGGAACAAAAATTGATGCTGCGCCTTGTGAAACCAAAATTTTTCTTGCCGGTGCATGGAGAGTACAACCATTTGATGAAACATAAAGAGACGGCCGTGAAATGCGGTATTCCAGAACGCAATATCTATCTCATGAGTGATGGAGATCAGATTGAGGTGAGTCCAAAGTATATGAAAAAAGTAGGAACGGTCAAAACAGGAAAAGCCTATATCGACAATCAGCTCAATGAAGAGATTGAAAGCGATGTGGTGATCGACAGACAGAAAATGGCTACAGAAGGAATCGTTATCATTGTGGCGCAAATCGCAAAAGATACGAAAAAATTCATCACTCCACCAAAAGTCTCCAGTTTTGGACTTGTAGCGGATAAAAAAGATAAAGAGTTCGAAAAAGAGATCAGTACGCTCCTTGAGCAGTTTTTGATGAATAAGCCGGAACTTGTCGAAGCTCCGAAAAAGTTGGAGAACGATTTTCGACAGGTTGTTCGAAAACATATTTTTAGAAAATACAAAAAATATCCGACAATCGTTCCAACGCTTTTCATCATGTGA
- a CDS encoding KpsF/GutQ family sugar-phosphate isomerase translates to MFYAQIAKEVLDIESKALQDAKERIADNIDKAVELIYNIKGKLIVTGVGKSGLVGSKIAATFASTGTPSFFIHPTEALHGDLGMIGKEDGVLAISYSGESEELIKILPHIKRFDIPLIGMSSNPDSSLGRYSDVFISIAVEKEACPLQAAPTASTTLTMALGDALAVCLMKKRNFQVKDFASFHPGGSLGRRLYVKVKDLMRTQNLPIINEETPLKEAIVVMSEGKLGNVLIKNGEGKLVGVLSDGDLRRALMSQNFSLDTPAIEYATKSPKMIDDENMLASDALKLIEEYKIQMLVIVKNGHIEGVLHIHDLVEAGIK, encoded by the coding sequence ATGTTTTACGCACAAATAGCAAAAGAGGTTTTGGATATCGAATCCAAAGCTTTGCAGGATGCAAAAGAGAGAATTGCGGACAATATCGATAAAGCGGTTGAGCTGATCTACAATATCAAAGGAAAGCTTATCGTTACGGGAGTAGGTAAAAGCGGCCTTGTGGGCAGCAAGATCGCTGCCACATTCGCTTCTACCGGAACGCCAAGTTTTTTTATCCATCCAACAGAAGCTTTGCATGGTGACCTTGGAATGATCGGCAAAGAGGATGGCGTTCTGGCTATCAGCTACAGCGGAGAGAGCGAAGAGCTTATCAAAATACTTCCCCACATCAAACGTTTTGATATACCTCTTATTGGTATGAGTTCAAACCCCGACTCCTCCTTGGGACGTTATAGTGATGTATTTATATCGATTGCCGTTGAAAAGGAGGCATGCCCATTGCAGGCTGCTCCTACTGCTTCTACGACTTTGACTATGGCGCTGGGTGATGCTTTGGCTGTGTGCTTGATGAAAAAGAGAAATTTTCAGGTGAAAGATTTTGCCTCTTTCCATCCTGGAGGCAGTTTGGGCAGAAGACTCTATGTGAAGGTGAAAGATTTGATGCGAACACAAAACCTTCCTATCATCAACGAGGAGACTCCTCTCAAAGAGGCTATCGTTGTTATGAGTGAAGGAAAACTTGGTAATGTTTTGATCAAAAATGGGGAAGGAAAATTGGTAGGAGTTTTGAGTGACGGCGATCTTAGAAGAGCTTTAATGAGCCAAAACTTTTCATTGGATACTCCTGCTATAGAGTATGCGACCAAGAGTCCAAAGATGATTGATGATGAGAATATGCTTGCAAGTGATGCACTGAAACTTATTGAAGAGTACAAGATTCAGATGCTGGTTATCGTGAAAAACGGCCATATCGAAGGCGTACTCCATATTCATGATTTGGTAGAGGCTGGAATCAAATGA
- a CDS encoding pseudouridine synthase: protein MRLNKYISHNTTYSRREADRLIQEGFVKVNRQIVKEPFYDVQEGDKVFVKGKLIKPKVDYTVIVYNKPKGELVTKKDDRGRKTIYDSLPKKFAHYIPVGRLDFASEGLLLLTDSPKIAQALMESDIPRVYNVKIKGEVTPKMEEAMREGLELEDATAGGHEKSRVTSMKFAPFFAYRIDKNAPTFSKLKVALTEGKNREIRRFFAHFGKDVVDLKRVEYGWIKLNALPTGKTRYLSKKEYEKLREFLKELNANNSAKNKS from the coding sequence ATGAGACTCAATAAATATATTTCACACAATACGACCTACTCCAGGCGTGAAGCCGACAGGCTGATACAAGAGGGCTTTGTCAAAGTGAATCGTCAAATCGTCAAAGAGCCATTTTACGATGTACAAGAGGGTGATAAGGTTTTTGTAAAAGGTAAGCTTATAAAACCGAAAGTGGACTATACAGTCATCGTTTACAATAAACCAAAGGGAGAGCTTGTAACCAAAAAGGATGACAGGGGGCGAAAAACGATCTATGACTCCTTGCCTAAAAAGTTTGCTCACTATATTCCGGTAGGGAGACTCGATTTTGCAAGCGAGGGGCTTTTGCTTCTTACAGATTCTCCAAAGATTGCCCAGGCTCTCATGGAAAGCGATATTCCAAGAGTTTATAACGTAAAAATCAAAGGGGAAGTGACACCAAAAATGGAAGAGGCGATGCGTGAAGGACTAGAGCTTGAGGACGCTACGGCGGGCGGACATGAGAAAAGCAGAGTTACTTCTATGAAGTTTGCTCCCTTTTTCGCCTACAGGATAGATAAAAACGCCCCTACGTTCAGTAAACTTAAAGTTGCACTGACTGAAGGGAAAAATAGGGAAATAAGACGATTTTTTGCTCATTTTGGCAAAGATGTGGTAGACTTAAAAAGAGTGGAATATGGCTGGATCAAACTCAACGCCCTACCAACGGGCAAAACGAGGTATTTGAGTAAAAAAGAGTATGAAAAGCTTCGAGAATTTTTAAAGGAATTGAATGCAAACAATTCAGCTAAAAACAAGTCATAA